One genomic region from Prionailurus bengalensis isolate Pbe53 chromosome C1, Fcat_Pben_1.1_paternal_pri, whole genome shotgun sequence encodes:
- the HES6 gene encoding transcription cofactor HES-6 produces MAPPLAPGRDRAGREFEDAWETRGDRKARKPLVEKKRRARINESLQELRLLLAGAEVQAKLENAEVLELTVRRVQGTLRGRAREREQLQAEASERFAAGYIQCMHEVHTFVSTCQAIDATVAAELLNHLLESMPLREGSSFRDLLGDALAGSPGAPGRSGWPTGGVLGSPLPSPPGPGDDLCSDLEEAPEAELSRAPAEGPDLVPAALGSLTAARIAQSVWRPW; encoded by the exons ATGGCTCCGCCCCTGGCGCCCGGCCGGGACCGTGCGGGCCGAGAGTTTGAGGACGCCTGGGAGACTCGGGGGGACCGCAAG GCCCGGAAGCCCCTGGTGGAGAAGAAGCGGCGCGCGCGGATCAACGAGAGCCTTCAGGAGCTGCGGCTGCTGCTGGCGGGCGCCGAG GTGCAGGCCAAGCTGGAGAACGCCGAGGTGCTGGAGCTGACGGTGCGGCGCGTGCAGGGCACGCTGCGGGGCCGGGCGCGCG AGCGCGAGCAGCTGCAGGCGGAAGCAAGCGAGCGCTTCGCGGCCGGCTACATCCAGTGCATGCACGAGGTGCACACGTTCGTGTCCACGTGCCAGGCCATCGATGCCACCGTCGCCGCAGAACTCCTCAACCACCTGCTCGAGTCCATGCCTCTGCGCGAGGGCAGCAGCTTCCGGGATCTGCTGGGGGACGCCCTGGCCGGGTCTCCGGGAGCCCCTGGGCGAAGCGGCTGGCCCACGGGAGGGGTCTTGGGGTCCCCTCTGCCCAGTCCCCCGGGCCCCGGGGACGACCTGTGCTCCGACCTGGAGGAGGCCCCCGAGGCTGAACTGAGCCGAGCGCCTGCCGAAGGGCCAGACTTGGTGCCAGCAGCCCTGGGCAGCCTGACCGCTGCTCGCATAGCCCAGAGCGTCTGGAGGCCTTGGTGA